The following is a genomic window from candidate division KSB1 bacterium.
AATAATTTGATTGCCGGGCCTGAACTGTTATTCGATGGTGAAAAACTTGATCAACCCATCAAACTGGGCTCTCGAAAACATCTTTTTATTGATGATGCCCTCCTTGAAACAACCGGAGACGCTGAATTTGTTGTCAATCCTCCGCGTATGGAAGAAATTGTTTTAACAAATATCAAGGGACATATTCGAAAACATCTCAGTGTTGTTGAAGATAAAGACGGAAACATTCGTATCTATACCACGGTTGAGGATGACTATTTGGCTGTATGGATTTCAAAAGATGGAGTTCATTTTACAGCGCCTGATTTGCCGAACGGACACTATAAAGGTCGTACCAATATTGTCCTGCATAAAAATGTGGGCATGGGGATTGTCTTTACTGGATCCCCACGCGCCTGATGATGAACGCTATACAATATAAGCGACTATCACCGCAGGGCTGTTTCCATATTTTATTCCAAAGACGGTTTGAGTTTTGAACGCTATAAACAGCCTGTGCTTCCGTTCCGTTCGGGCTCGCAGGCCAATATTTATTATGATGATCAAAAACAGGTCTATACGACATTTCACCGATCAGATTTCGGCCGCACCCGGACCGGGGATACTCAGCGTGACTTTGTGATGACGGAAACAAAAGATTTATTACGACCCTGGCCGTTCACTCCTCTGACTCCGGCTGAAACAAAAGAAAGAGCCGAGGGAAAACGGATTGCTGAATACAGGCCCTGGTATCTTGATAACGGTCCTCTGACTCCCGGCGGTTTCTCTTTGGAATACCCCTGGATTTTTTCGCCAATCGACAGCCTGGACCCACGGGAAACGGATGTTTATATTCCCAAAGCTCATAAATACCCGTGGGCACCGGATACGTATGTGGCTTTTCCTGTGATGTATTTTCATTATGAGGAATCATTACCGGAAGAAAGAAGTATCCTTTTCGAGGAAAGCAGGCAGCTCGGCTCCGGGCCGCTTGAGACTCAATTTTCGGCAAGCCGCAACGGCGTTGACTGGCAACGATATCCAAGACCCGCATATGTCGGCATCGGCAGACATCAGGGGATTGATTTTGTAACCGCTTATATCGCCTACGGCATGGTAAAACGTGAGAATCAAATCTGGCAATATGTGTTCTGTGAACCGCATTATCATGCACCCTGGGTAAAATATGATGATAAAAGATCCGTGATCAGACTGGTTCAGAGACTTGACGGTTTTGTTTCACTCGATTCTCCTTATGAGAAAGAGACAACGGTTATCACAAAACCTTTGGTTTTTAAAGGCAACAGACTTGTCATCAATATTGATACCGAAGCGACGGGCTATGCACAAGTCGGATTATTGGATGAAAATGGAACCCCAATTGAGGGATTCGCCGTCGATGAATGCGTTTATATCAACGGAGATTTCCTGGGAAAAAGAAATAGAGTGGATGCAGAAAGGTAAAGATATATCCGAGCTCGCCGGAAAAACGGTACAGATTGTTCTTGAGATGAGAGGCTCAAAGTTATACGCTCTGCAGTTTACAAATGAATAATCTGAAATAATCTAAAAAGGTGTTCTGAATATGTTGAATCATAAAGTATTGCTTGCTGTCATTGTCTTTTTTTACGCAACTCTGTTATCCGCCCCCAAAGAGGACCATACTGTATCTCTTTGGCTGTTTGATGAACAATGCGATTTATATCCAAGTCAGGTTTTAGTGAACTGTTCGGAACATAATCTGCCGCTTGTACTCGGCCCGGGCGGAAGAATTGTTAAAGGCAAATTTGGAAATGCGCTCGAGCCCCTGATGCATCCTAAAGTTGTGCTGCCCGAGGGCCAGAAAAGATTCGGGCTTGTAAAGCTTGATCCTCCTCCGGGACGCACCGTTGCGCCTTTGACGTGGTACAATGCCGAATTTGCGGCGTTGATGACCAGCGGCGAAACGCATCTGCGCAAACAGGTCGGGTTTCAAAGCCCGGCGGCGACTGCAATGAATCTGGGCGATTTTGACTGGACCGTAGAATTCTGGTTTTATCCCAATCAGAATTCTGATAGCGGAACCGTTTTTGAAATTGGAGCCGGGCCCAGGGGGGAAAATGAAAAATTAACACGCCTCAGTCTGGATCTAAAGAACCGTTCATTTAGTTTCTTTAACCCAAAGATTCAAAGCGCGGTTACTCTGCCTACTGAGCTCACGTTTGAAACATGGCATCATGTTGCATTTGTGCATGTCGCTGATAACGACAAAATTCTCCATTTTGTGGATGGAGTATTATTGTCGACAGCGAATAACGTCACTATCGGGAAACTCAGACCTTCCTTTGCCGAAGATTATATGAGCATTGCCCGGGACGGTCTGTGGGAACATCCTCTGCAAGGCAAAATCGATGAATTGAGATTTTCGGATGATGTAATTTATACAAATGAGTTTAATCCGCCTGAAAGCTTTTCCAGTATTTATCAGGAAGGATACGTTGCGGATCAACTTGAAAAAGGCCCGCCTCTGTTGTTTGATGATGAATCCAGGGATGATACGCCGCTACAGCTGGGCGGCAGAAAACATCTGTTTATTGATGATGCGTTTCTTGAGACCGTCGGCGATGTCGAGTTTACGGTTAATCCTCCTGAAAAAAAAGAACTGGTAATTGGTAATGTTAAAGGCCGCTTTAGAAAACATTTAACCGTTATCGAAGATGAGGATGGATTGATCCGCATCTATAATTCCGTCCAGGATGATTATATGATTGTTCATACATCCAGAGACGGCGTAAATTTTAAAGCTCCCAATACCGGTACAAGTCATGGCGGCTGGGATAATATTGTGATTCCCGAACGTGTTGGCGGTAAAGGCACTCCTTTTATCGATCCGAACGGCAAAGGCGATCATAAATGGAAATATATATCCAGTTATCATAATCGCGGGGTTTATCTTTATACCTCTGCGGACGGCTGGAGCTGGAGCCGCCGGAAAATGGCTTTAATTCCTTTTAGAAGTGGCACGCAATCCTGTACATTTTATGATGACCAGCGGCAGATGTATGTTTCAACCCACCGGACCGGTATATTTCATACACCGGGCGGCGCCACTCAAAGAAGTACAGTCATTACTCAAACTGAGAATCTGTACAAGCCTGTCAAATATGAACCTCTAAGCCAAATGGACTATTGGGAACTGGATAAAAAATACCGACTGCGCGAACCACAGCCCTGGTGGCTTGATAACGGTCCGCTGACTCCCGGTGATTTTGGGTTGGAATTTCCGCATGCCTTTGATCCAACCGGGGACGATCCCGTTGGAATGGATATTTATATAACCAAAGCTATAAAGTACGAGTATGCTCCGGATACGTATCTCTCGTTTCCGATCACTTATTTTCATTATGAAAAAGATGGGCCGCTGACACGACAGATATTATACGATTCGACTCGACTGCGAGGAGAAGGACCAATTGAAACCCAGATCGCTGTGAGTCGCAATGGGCTGGACTGGAAACGGTATTATCAACCCGCGTATGTTCCCATTGGAAAACATAAAGGAATTGATGTAAAGATGGCCTATATCGCGCAGGGTATGGTCAGGCGTGGAGATGAACTGTGGCAGCATTATTGGGCTGAACCGCATTATCATGGGCCCTGGGTAACGTATGATGACAAGAGAGCGGTATTTCGATTGGTGCAACGATTGGACGGATTCATATCGATTGACAGTCCGTATGAAAAAGAAGCCGTGATCAAGACAAAGCCGTTTGTTTTTGAGGGAAACCGGCTTGTTCTTAATATTGACACCGATGCGGTAGGGTATACTCAGGTTGGTTTTGTGGATGAGCATGATAATCCGATTCAAGGCTTTTCAGTGGATGATTGTGTTTACATCAATGGTGACTTTATTAAAGAAAAAGCTGAATGGATTCAAAATCGCGAGGAATTTACAGATGTGAGTATTGGCGAAGGTGAATCCACTGAAATATTGGAAAAAGTAAAGACGACAAAAGATGTTTCTCCGCTTGAAGGTAAAGTGGTAAAACTTGTTTTTCGAATGAGAGGGTCAAAACTCTATTCTCTGCAGTTTACAAATAAATAATCTGAAATAATCTAAAAAGGTGTTCTGAATATGTTGAATTATAAAGTATTGCTTGCTGTCATTGTCTTTTTTTACGCAACTCTGTTATCCGCCCCCAAAGAGGATCATACTGTATCTCTCTGGCTGTTTGATGAACAATGCGATTTATATCCAAGTCAGGTTTTAGAAAACAGTTCGGAACATAATTTGCCGCTTGTACTCGGCCCGGGCGGAAGAATTGTTAAAGGTAAATTTGGAAATGCGTTCGAGCCCCTGATGCATCCTAAAGTTGAGCTGCCCGAGGGTGAAAAAAAGTTCGGGCTTGTAAAGCTTGATCCTCCTCCGGGACGCACCGTTGCGCCTTTGACGTGGTACAATGCCGAGTTTTCGGCGTTGATGACAAGCGGCGAAACGCATCTGCGCAAAGAGGTCGGGTTCCAAAGCCCGGCGGCGACTGCAATGAATCTGGGCGATTTTGACTGGACCGTAGAATTCTGGTTTTATCCCAATCAGAATTCTGATATTGGAACGGTCTTTGAAATTGGCGCCGGACCCAGGGGGGAAAATGAAAAATTGACACGTCTCAGTCTGGATCTAAAGAACCGTTCATTTAATTTCTTTAACCCAAAGATTCAAAGCGCGGTTACTCTGCCTACTGAGCTCACGTTTGAAACATGGCATCATGTTGCATTTGTGCATTTCGCTGATAACGACAAGATTCTCCATTTTGTAGATGGAAAATTATTGTCGACAGCGAATAACGTCACTATCGGGAAACTCGAGCCTTCCTTTGCCGAAGATTATATGAGCATTGCCCGGGACGGTCTGTGGGAACATCCTCTGCAAGGTAAAATTGATGAATTGAGATTTTCGGATGATGTAATTTATACAAATGAGTTTAATCCGCCTGAAAGCTTTTCCAGTATTTATCAGGAAGGATACGTTGCGGATCAACTTGAAAAAGGCCCGCCTCTGTTGTTTGATGATGAATCCAGGGATGATACGCCGCTACAGCTGGGCGGCAGAAAACATCTGTTTATTGATGATGCGTTTCTTGAGACCGTCGGCGATGTCGAGTTTACGGTTAATCCCCCTGAAAAAAAGAACTGGTAATGGGTAATATTAAAGGCCCCTTTAGAAAACATTTAACCGTTATCGAAGATGAGGATGGATTAATCCGCATCTATAATTCCGCCCATGACGATTTTATGATTGTTCATACATCCAGAGACGGCGTAAATTTTAAAGCTCCCAATACCGGTACAAGCTATCGCGGCAGGGATAATATTGTGATTCCCGAACGTGTTGGCGGTAAAGGCACTCCTTTTATCGATCCGAACGGCAAAGGCGATCATAAATGGAAATATATATCCAGTTATCATAACCGCGGTGTTTACCTTTATACCTCTGCGGACGGCTGGAGCTGGAGCCGCCGGAAAATGGCTTTAATTCCTTTTAGAAGTGGCACGCAATCCTGTACATTTTATGATGACCAGCGGCAGATGTATGTTTCAACCCACCGGACCGGTATATTTCATACACCGGGCGGCGCCACTCGAAGAAGTACAGTCATTACTCAAACTGAGAATCTGTACAAGCCTGTCAAATATGAACCTCTAAGCCAAAATGACTATTGGGAACTGGATAAAAAATACCGACTGCGCGAACCACAGCCCTGGTGGCTTGACAATGGTCCGTTGACCCCCGGTGATTTTGGGTTGGAATTTCCGCATGCCTTTGATCCAACCGGGGACGATCCCGTTGGAATGGATATTTATGTAACCAAAGCTATAAAGTACGAGTATGCTCCGGATACGTATATCTCGTTTCCGATCACTTATTTTCATTATGAAGAAGATGGACCGCTGACACGACAGATATTAATAGATTCGACTCGACTGCGGGGAGCCGGACCAATTGAAACCCAGATCGCTGTGAGTCGCAATGGGCTGGACTGGAAACGGTATTATCAACCCGCGTATGTTCCCATTGGAAAACATGGGGGGATTGATGTAAAGACCGCCTATATCGCACAGGGTATGGTCAGGCGTGGAAATGAACTGTGGCAGTATTATTTTGCTGAACCGCATTATCATTCCGCCTGGGTAAAATATGATGACAAGAGAGCGGTATTTCGACTGGTGCAACGATTAGACGGATTCATATCAATTGACAGTCCGTATGAAAAAGAAGCCGTGATCAAGACAAAGCCGTTTGTTTTTGAAGGAAACCGGCTGGTCCTTAATATTGACACCGATGCGGTAGGGTATACTCAGGTTGGTTTTGTGGATGAGCATGATAATCCGATTCAAGGCTTTTCAGTGGATGATTGTGTTTACATCAATGGTGACTTTATTAAAGAAAAAGCTGAATGGATTCAAAATCGCGAGGAATTTACAGATGTGAGTATTGGCGAGGGTGAATCGACTGAAATATTGGAAAAAGTAAAGACGACAAAAGATGTTTCTCCGCTTGAAGGTAAAGTGGTAAAACTTGTTTTTCGAATGAGAGGGTCAAAACTCTATTCTATGCAGTTTTTGAACGAGTAAAAGGCCGGTCTATATTTTTAATGTCTAAAGGAGCATCAAGTGAACGTATTTTATTTATCAGTTATAGTTTTTCTTTTTTCGACCAGTCTTGCGGCACAATCATTAAAGATTGAGCATAAAATAGCCGCTGTTCAAAAAAACTATTTTCATGGTTGGCCTGCTAATAATGGTGTCTGGGTTTGGGGGGATGAAATATTGGTCGGGTTTACACAGGTAGAATATGCAAAAGCTGATGGACATAATATAAAAGAAAATGCTCCTTTTAAAAGTCTGTTGACCCGAAGTAAAGATGGTGGAAAAACATGGACGATGTTTGATCCCGAAAATTATGTTGGTGATGGCGGCACAAAATCAAAATTACAAGACCCCGTTAATTTCAAACATGAAAATTTTGCAATGCGGATATTGGGTTCAACTTATCACGGTAATAACGATCCAGACGGAGCTTTCTATTATTCTTATGATAAAGGAAATACATGGAACGGTCCTTTTTACCTTGGTGATATTCATAAGCATAAAAGATTTGAGGCCCGCATCCTTACTCCAAGAACGGATTACATTGCATTAAGTGAAAAAGAATGTTTAATCTTTATTACGTCCCGAATTGATGGTACCGGATTATCCGATGATATTTCGGTTATCAAAACAAATGACGGCGGTTTGACTTTTAAATTAATCTCACCCTGGGTCGTCCCTTGTGAAGATCCATATCGAAATGCAATGCCCAATACAGTTCAACTGGATAAAGATGAAATGGTTATGGTTGCAAGGCGAAGAAATATATCTGATAGAAACCAATGCTGGATTGATGCCTACAAATCGGATGATGGCGGATATTCGTGGAGATTTACAAGCAAGGTTGGCGATACAGGAGAACACAACGGTAATCCTCCCGCTCTGGTTAAACTTGATGACGGCAGATTATGTGCAATATACGGAAACCGAACAACACTTCAGATACTTGGAAGATACAGCAATGATCATGGAGAAACCTGGGAACCCGAATTTGTTATTCGGGATGATTTTATCAGAACAGAAACCGGAAGAATGAGAGACCTCGGTTATCCAAGAATTGTTCAAACCAAAGAAGGCAATGTGGTTGCAATATATTATTGGGCGACAGAGGAGAATCCGCAGCAGCATATCGCTGCATCAATCTGGAAGCCATAAGTAGCATGTTTATGAATGTTGTGAATTTTTTGGAGTGCTGCTGAAAATAAGAAACAGCACTTATGAGTATAAAATTCGGGAATCAAGTTCATGAAAAATCTATCAAAAAGTATAATAGTTATAGTAATTTTGTTTTTGAATGTCGGGATCCATGCTGAAAAAAAATATCCGCTATCAATAAAAGAAAGCAAAAACGAGCCGGTTAAATATATTGGAAACCGTCAAACGAACAAATATTTCTATGATGGAAAATTACCGCATGCCGCCGGGGTACATACTTTTCAGGTTTTTAGAGCCAACCGTTCAAATCCGACAGAGGGCGGCTTGATCGGTTGGACATACAGCCATGCTCCGATGTTGGCATTTTGGAACGGTAAATTTTATCTGCAGTATTTAAGTAACTTGAAAGAAGAACACGGCGCTCCCGGCAGAACTTTGATTGCTGCTTCGGAAAACGGAACTGACTGGACTAATCCTCAAGTTGTTTTTCCTGTTTATTCGCTCCCCGAGATTGATGCCGGATTTGGATACATACCGAAAGGTATGGCTTCTGTGATGCATCAGCGTATGGGATTTTATGTGGCGCCAAACGGCAAACTTTTAACAATAGGGTTTTACAGTTATTGTGCCACACCCAGACATAGCCCGAACCTGGGGCAAGGACTGGGAAGAGTTGTCAGAGAAATCTATAAAGATGGCTCTTTCGGTCCGATTTACTTTATTCGATATAACCGGCATGCCGGATGGAATGAAACCAATACGGATTACCCGTTCTACAAAGAAAGTGATGACCCGGCATTTCTCAAGGCATGTGAGGATTTACTTGCCGATAAACTGGCGACTCTGCAATGGTGGGAAATGGATAGAGCTAAAGATGGCTTTTACAATATTGATAGGGGCAAACATGAAATTAAGGCGCTTTGTTATTATAAACGACCTGATGATGTCGTTGTTGGTTTATGGAAACATAATCTTGCGGCTCTGAGTTCCGATACCGGTGAGACCTGGACAAGTATCAGCACTTGTCCCACTCTAAAAACCTGCGGGGCAAAAGTGTGGGGCCAGAGAACGAAAGATAACAGATACGCTCTGGTTTATAACCATTCGGCTTCGTTAAGAAATCGATTTCCACTTGTTATTATTACCGGTAACGATGGGCATCATTTTGATGATATGCTTTGTATTAATGGGCAGGTACCGCCGATGAGATATCAGGGTATTCATAAAGGTTTAGGGCCACAATATATTCGCGGGATTGTGCCTGGTAATGGTAATCCGGCGGGGAATGATATCTGGATCACCTACAGTGTTAACAAGGAAGATATTTGGATATCAAAAATCAAGGTTCCCGTCACCGGAATTGCTGATGAGCATATTAACGAATCATTCGATGATATCAATGAGATAGCCGATTTAGCAGAGTGGAGTTTCTATGTTCCTAAATGGGCCCCGGCGGAAATTGCATCAAAGAAGCAGCAATCTGCCGATAACGTTCTAAGATTAACGGACGAAGAACCTTACGATTATCTGCGAGTTGAAAAGCTCATTCCCGAGAGCAAAAAGCTTTCAGTTAAATTCAGCATCAAACAAGTCCTGCTCGGTTCCGCCAAGTTGGAATTTGAAATTCATGACATAAAAGGCAAAAGACCACTGCGTCTTCTCTTTTCAGAAGAGTGGCTTATGTTCGATAGAGGTCCTCTGGAAATTGATCCTGTTAAATATTCAGTCGGAGACTGGCGGCATATCGAGTTAAAACTGAATTGTGAAACTCAATCTTATGATGTCTATTTAGATAAAGCGTTGGTCAAAGAAAAAATCCCTTTTGCTGTTAAAACAGAATCTTTGCAGCGAATTGTTTTTAGAACCGGACCCTGGCGCGGTGACGTCAGACCTTTCATCGTTAATGGAGAACCTGGTAATCCGGGTTTGTACCAGGAAGATTTGCCGGGCGCTGATTTTAAAACAGGCGCAAGCATTTTTGAAATTGATAATATTCAGACCACAATGGATGAGGCTATTAAAAGCGGAGAATGAAATGATAAATCGATTTTATAAACAAGGACAAAAACTTGATGTAGCGGGACTTAATGAAATAACGGTTTTGATTGATAGAAGTGAAACTGAATTAACTGAAATCGGTTGGAATTGCTGGACACCAAACCAGGATGGCCCCCCTCATAAACATAATGATAAAAGCCAGATATTTTATGTAACGAATGGAGTCGGTAAAATTCATTTGGGCAAAGATGTGTTTGATGCCAAACCGGGTTCACTCGCTTATGTACCTGCCGGATTGGTACATCAGACCATTACAACAACAGAGGAACGCTTGTGTTATATTCTTTTCAACGTATTCCTGAATCCGGATAAAGAAGGACACTCTACTTTTGCAGACCATATTGAAAAAGTTAAACAAATCAGAAAGCAGCAAGCTGTCTCAGGAAAAGTTGATACTGATAATGAAAAAACAAATTTTGAACCAGGACCGGGAAAATTTTACAAAGATCTTTTTTCATTTATAAAAAAAGATACTGCACATTTAAAAACAACTTTAATGGATGCAAAAGCAAACCGTATTCAAATGAAATTGCTATCATATCCTTGCGGTCAATCAATTCGTAATATTAAAGACAACTCTGTTGAGCAGACATTTTTTGTTTTGCGAGGAGAAGCTCTAGTAACCGTTGAAAATGATACTATAGAGAACGTAAATGCAGGAAATATTTTCTTTACACCGAGGGATACAGCATACGATATTAAAGCCGGCAATGAAGACATGTTGTGCTTGTGTCTGAGTGCTTTTACTGACTGAAATTAAATTTGAACGAGAGTAATAATGAATAATCAATTTGTGACCGAAATACTTGATGGAAAAGGATTCCACGTGAATAAAAGTCGATTCAAATATGTGATATAGTCAGCAATTAATGACAGAATTTTAGAGTTGGGTGTGAACATTATAATATATATGGGAGAAAAACAGATACTAAAAGCGGGTCATTTGCTAATCAATATAGTTCTTGTATCTTTAACAAGCGAGCCGCAGGATGTTAAACTTTAGTTGCCACCTGGAAACCAACACAAATTCGGAGAAGTTTTTATGAAATCAAAACTTGCACTCTTTATTTTATTAGCTGCAGTTTATTCTTTTGCTCAGGTAAAAGGACCTGCAACCCGACTTGTTGAACGTGATGGATATTCACAAATATTCTTTATTGCCAAAGACGGCTCTGATGAGATGAATAGAGGAACAAAGGATAATCCTTTTAAAACCATTCAATGTGCAGTATCAAACGTCAAAAATGCAACTGGATCAAATAGAATTGCACTATTTGTTTCTAAAGGGATATATGATGGAGAGACAATTGCTCTGAAACCGTTTGTCGATTTATATGGAGGCTTTAATCGTGAATCCTGGGAAAGAGATGTTGGATTATACCCCACTGAAATCAACATTAAAAACGAGCAAAGAGCAATCATAGCAGATGATAACTGCATTATAGATGGGTTCGTCATAAGCAACTCGGAATATCGTGGAAAAGGAGCCGCTATATATTGTGATGGCGCTTCACCCACAATTTCGAATAACAAATTTATTCATAATAAATCCCTAAAGCCCCTTGACTGGAATCCGGAATACTGGCATGAAACGGCAAATGACGGCGGGGCAATCTACGGTAAGGATGGCGCCGCACCTTTGATCAAGAATAATTTGTTTGCTCATAACAAAACTGAAAACGGAAGAGGCGCTGCCATTGCTTTCGATAACCAATGTGATCCTCAGATTCTCAATAATGTTTTCTTAAAAAATGAGAGCGGATTGGATGATCCCATGAGGAGCAGTGACGGCGGCGCTGTTTCGATTTTTCGTTGGAGTAAAGGGTTGATTGACGGAAATATTTTCCTTGGCAACTATGCTGGTTCCGAAAATGATGCCGGTGCTGTTTTTATTGCTTTATGGAGTTCGACCCTTGTTAGAAATAATATATTTGTTGATAATGAATGCACCGATGATGCCGGTGCTTTGTTCGTCGGTGGACAAGAGCACAGGTATGATGCACCGCTTGACCCATACCCGCGCCGGGAAAACTTTTACGTTACAATCGAGAATAATGTTTTCATCGCCAATCGAAATCCGTCCATGAACTCAGGCGCCATGCGCTTTACCATGGAAAGCAGAGGCGAGTTTGTCAATAATATTGTTGCACAGAACAGCGGGATTTATTTTCAAAGAAGCGAAACCGAGATCAGAAACAATGTTATATTGGACAACATGCTTGTCATTGAAACCAAGGATTACCTGGACAAAACAGTAATTAGAAACAATATCATCTGGGCTGATTTTGTTTTGCAGGAAACCGTTGCAGAGATTCACGATAATTATATGCTGCAGGCGGAAAAATTCAAAGGGAATAAAAATGAATTCCCGGATTTTTTGACAACGGAATTAATTTATCTGTTTTGTCGGCCCGAAAGGCTGAGCATTATTCCGAACTGGTTATTCAAGATGAGAAGGAACTTTTACCCGAAAAAATATCAGATCGGATCGTCAATGCTGGAGGCCGTTGGGGGGTGGTAAAGGATTATGACAACCATATTCTGCGAGTGTGGGGAGATTTTCCCCGTGTTACATCATTAAATATACTGCCAACATTTACTTTGAATCATTAACGGAGGAATGCTATGTATTTGAAAAACTTGAAAAGTATCGTTTTTATTATTCTGATAACCTGCTCGTCATTAGCAATCGCTCAGCAGAGCTTTGTGGATTCAAACTATACACCGCAAAGGATAAACAAATGCATTGAACTGTTCAATGCGGGACAGCCGGTCTATTATAAAGGCGCTCAAACCACCGGCGGTTATGAGGAAGGCGTGAAAATGGCGCAGACCTGGGCGGATTATATTGTTTATAATATGGAACATCGTCCGCTTGATTTCTCACGTTTGCGGGATTTCATGCGCGGACTGGTAGACGGAGGCCCCACGCCAAGCGGACATAGAACACCCACTGTGGTCGTTGTCGTACCGGTGCTTGGTACTGATACGGTTTCGTTTATGGGAAGCTCCTGGATTGTTCAGCAAGCATTGGCAACAGGTGTCCACGGTGTTCATTTACCGCGCGCCCGGGATCCAAAGGCAGTTTTAAAATACGTTCAAACTGCACGTTATCCTGTTCACAAGCAAAAAATCGATGTGATCGGAGAAGGATTGCGCGGCTGGGGAAGCCATGGATTTGCCGCATGGGTTTGGGGGCTTGATGAGGAAGAATACTTGAAAAAAGCCGACGTTTGGCCGCTAAATCCGAACGGTGAAATAATGCTGGGTGTAAAGATTGAAGACCCGCACGCCCTGAGTCATGCAAAAGAAACATTACAAATACCCGG
Proteins encoded in this region:
- a CDS encoding LamG-like jellyroll fold domain-containing protein; its protein translation is MLNHKVLLAVIVFFYATLLSAPKEDHTVSLWLFDEQCDLYPSQVLVNCSEHNLPLVLGPGGRIVKGKFGNALEPLMHPKVVLPEGQKRFGLVKLDPPPGRTVAPLTWYNAEFAALMTSGETHLRKQVGFQSPAATAMNLGDFDWTVEFWFYPNQNSDSGTVFEIGAGPRGENEKLTRLSLDLKNRSFSFFNPKIQSAVTLPTELTFETWHHVAFVHVADNDKILHFVDGVLLSTANNVTIGKLRPSFAEDYMSIARDGLWEHPLQGKIDELRFSDDVIYTNEFNPPESFSSIYQEGYVADQLEKGPPLLFDDESRDDTPLQLGGRKHLFIDDAFLETVGDVEFTVNPPEKKELVIGNVKGRFRKHLTVIEDEDGLIRIYNSVQDDYMIVHTSRDGVNFKAPNTGTSHGGWDNIVIPERVGGKGTPFIDPNGKGDHKWKYISSYHNRGVYLYTSADGWSWSRRKMALIPFRSGTQSCTFYDDQRQMYVSTHRTGIFHTPGGATQRSTVITQTENLYKPVKYEPLSQMDYWELDKKYRLREPQPWWLDNGPLTPGDFGLEFPHAFDPTGDDPVGMDIYITKAIKYEYAPDTYLSFPITYFHYEKDGPLTRQILYDSTRLRGEGPIETQIAVSRNGLDWKRYYQPAYVPIGKHKGIDVKMAYIAQGMVRRGDELWQHYWAEPHYHGPWVTYDDKRAVFRLVQRLDGFISIDSPYEKEAVIKTKPFVFEGNRLVLNIDTDAVGYTQVGFVDEHDNPIQGFSVDDCVYINGDFIKEKAEWIQNREEFTDVSIGEGESTEILEKVKTTKDVSPLEGKVVKLVFRMRGSKLYSLQFTNK
- a CDS encoding LamG-like jellyroll fold domain-containing protein; translation: MLNYKVLLAVIVFFYATLLSAPKEDHTVSLWLFDEQCDLYPSQVLENSSEHNLPLVLGPGGRIVKGKFGNAFEPLMHPKVELPEGEKKFGLVKLDPPPGRTVAPLTWYNAEFSALMTSGETHLRKEVGFQSPAATAMNLGDFDWTVEFWFYPNQNSDIGTVFEIGAGPRGENEKLTRLSLDLKNRSFNFFNPKIQSAVTLPTELTFETWHHVAFVHFADNDKILHFVDGKLLSTANNVTIGKLEPSFAEDYMSIARDGLWEHPLQGKIDELRFSDDVIYTNEFNPPESFSSIYQEGYVADQLEKGPPLLFDDESRDDTPLQLGGRKHLFIDDAFLETVGDVEFTVNPPEKKNW
- a CDS encoding sialidase family protein — encoded protein: MNVFYLSVIVFLFSTSLAAQSLKIEHKIAAVQKNYFHGWPANNGVWVWGDEILVGFTQVEYAKADGHNIKENAPFKSLLTRSKDGGKTWTMFDPENYVGDGGTKSKLQDPVNFKHENFAMRILGSTYHGNNDPDGAFYYSYDKGNTWNGPFYLGDIHKHKRFEARILTPRTDYIALSEKECLIFITSRIDGTGLSDDISVIKTNDGGLTFKLISPWVVPCEDPYRNAMPNTVQLDKDEMVMVARRRNISDRNQCWIDAYKSDDGGYSWRFTSKVGDTGEHNGNPPALVKLDDGRLCAIYGNRTTLQILGRYSNDHGETWEPEFVIRDDFIRTETGRMRDLGYPRIVQTKEGNVVAIYYWATEENPQQHIAASIWKP
- a CDS encoding cupin domain-containing protein is translated as MINRFYKQGQKLDVAGLNEITVLIDRSETELTEIGWNCWTPNQDGPPHKHNDKSQIFYVTNGVGKIHLGKDVFDAKPGSLAYVPAGLVHQTITTTEERLCYILFNVFLNPDKEGHSTFADHIEKVKQIRKQQAVSGKVDTDNEKTNFEPGPGKFYKDLFSFIKKDTAHLKTTLMDAKANRIQMKLLSYPCGQSIRNIKDNSVEQTFFVLRGEALVTVENDTIENVNAGNIFFTPRDTAYDIKAGNEDMLCLCLSAFTD
- a CDS encoding right-handed parallel beta-helix repeat-containing protein, which encodes MKSKLALFILLAAVYSFAQVKGPATRLVERDGYSQIFFIAKDGSDEMNRGTKDNPFKTIQCAVSNVKNATGSNRIALFVSKGIYDGETIALKPFVDLYGGFNRESWERDVGLYPTEINIKNEQRAIIADDNCIIDGFVISNSEYRGKGAAIYCDGASPTISNNKFIHNKSLKPLDWNPEYWHETANDGGAIYGKDGAAPLIKNNLFAHNKTENGRGAAIAFDNQCDPQILNNVFLKNESGLDDPMRSSDGGAVSIFRWSKGLIDGNIFLGNYAGSENDAGAVFIALWSSTLVRNNIFVDNECTDDAGALFVGGQEHRYDAPLDPYPRRENFYVTIENNVFIANRNPSMNSGAMRFTMESRGEFVNNIVAQNSGIYFQRSETEIRNNVILDNMLVIETKDYLDKTVIRNNIIWADFVLQETVAEIHDNYMLQAEKFKGNKNEFPDFLTTELIYLFCRPERLSIIPNWLFKMRRNFYPKKYQIGSSMLEAVGGW